One part of the Clostridium thermosuccinogenes genome encodes these proteins:
- a CDS encoding MATE family efflux transporter, with product MDKKVEFSNHDLKKLIGPLIIEQALAISVGMIDTIMVSSLGEAAVSGVSLVDMINVLLINIFAALATGGAVVASQFIGARDLEKARRSANQLLTVTFTISLIIMTIALFLRSRLLLLLFGTIEDDVMKNAMTYFFITGLAYPFIAIYNSCAALFRAMGNSRVSMATSMVVNMVNVAGNAFCLFILRMGVEGVAIPTLVSQATGSAIMLVLISNPHRVIYIRRKGFKPDFNIIRRILFIGIPSGLENSIFQLGRLLVVSIIAYFGTVQIAANAVANNLDSLGCIPGQAMSLAMITVIGQCIGARDYKQARYYTKKLIKIAYAVTAGMNAIILISMPLILRIYNLSDETLRLAAILVLIHNGCAILLWPSSFTLPNALRAANDVKYTMFVSIGSMFLFRVVFSYILGIGLGWGAIGVWVSMVMDWISRFCFFVFRFRSGKWETKYIPVSSDNVELSA from the coding sequence ATGGATAAAAAAGTTGAATTTTCAAATCACGATTTAAAAAAACTTATAGGTCCTCTCATAATAGAACAGGCACTGGCAATTTCGGTAGGCATGATAGACACCATCATGGTTTCCTCCCTGGGAGAGGCCGCAGTTTCAGGTGTATCGTTGGTGGACATGATTAACGTCCTTCTCATCAATATATTTGCAGCTCTGGCAACAGGGGGAGCTGTTGTGGCAAGCCAGTTTATCGGTGCAAGGGATTTGGAAAAGGCGCGCAGGTCTGCAAATCAGCTGTTGACGGTTACTTTTACCATTTCGTTGATAATAATGACAATTGCTCTTTTTTTACGTTCCCGTTTGCTCCTTTTGCTGTTCGGGACCATCGAAGATGATGTCATGAAAAATGCCATGACTTATTTCTTTATAACAGGACTAGCCTACCCGTTCATAGCCATATATAATTCATGCGCCGCGCTTTTTAGGGCTATGGGCAACTCCCGGGTTTCTATGGCCACATCGATGGTTGTAAATATGGTAAATGTTGCAGGCAATGCCTTTTGCCTTTTTATCCTGCGTATGGGCGTAGAAGGGGTTGCAATACCCACACTGGTATCCCAGGCTACAGGTTCGGCAATAATGCTGGTGCTCATTTCCAACCCTCACAGGGTGATTTATATAAGGCGGAAAGGCTTCAAGCCTGATTTCAATATCATTCGCAGAATATTGTTCATCGGGATTCCCAGTGGCCTGGAAAACAGCATTTTTCAGCTGGGCCGTCTTCTGGTGGTAAGCATCATCGCATATTTTGGAACAGTGCAGATAGCAGCCAACGCTGTGGCCAACAATCTGGATTCCTTGGGCTGCATTCCGGGACAGGCAATGAGCCTCGCGATGATAACTGTAATCGGTCAATGTATCGGTGCTCGTGACTACAAGCAGGCACGATATTACACAAAAAAGCTAATTAAAATAGCCTATGCCGTAACAGCAGGGATGAATGCCATAATACTTATATCTATGCCTTTGATATTGCGCATATATAATCTGTCCGATGAAACCTTGCGTCTTGCTGCGATATTGGTATTAATTCATAACGGATGCGCAATACTGCTCTGGCCTTCATCCTTTACACTGCCCAATGCGCTCCGGGCTGCCAATGATGTGAAATATACCATGTTCGTATCCATAGGCTCCATGTTTTTATTCCGGGTGGTTTTCAGCTATATTTTAGGAATAGGCCTGGGATGGGGAGCCATAGGTGTCTGGGTGTCTATGGTCATGGACTGGATAAGCCGCTTCTGCTTTTTCGTCTTCCGCTTCCGCTCAGGAAAATGGGAAACAAAATATATACCTGTTTCGTCGGACAATGTGGAATTAAGCGCATAA
- a CDS encoding sensor histidine kinase: MKLKARLITGNLLATMLTLLLVGILVMEGIKQLSISSIEQQLIEQSKLAEIYISQMHIIKNDSSEDLSSETASGVISKLGLILGNIRIYDENYSLLASSKSNEKDSITEYENKKILEAASKGNYAYIIRDNRIYFASPVCVQENTIAILEIIYPLTFFRDFTGRFINILFIGAGLFTILITFLIANIAAKVTKPINKLAVAAENYANRNFVPLKIKGSDEIAQLYRSFNAMGAQLQDYIQRQKQFVSNVSHELRTPLTAIKGYSELLMDEVKGHPDMEKAVYHLNNESRRLAKLVDEVLTLSRIDSNKESFQFGRLNLSSIVKETIEKMSLRAQKYGIRIVSGIEPDIFIWGDREKLIQMIVNLLDNAFKFSPSPSTVEVKLHRDANMALLSITDQGIGIPEKEAEKVFERFYRAENARNITGTGLGLPIVKYIVEEHKGSIELKPGIEKGTAAKVRLPVLQQG, from the coding sequence ATGAAGCTGAAGGCCCGGCTTATAACAGGCAATCTCCTTGCAACCATGCTGACTCTGCTGCTGGTAGGCATTTTGGTCATGGAAGGAATCAAACAGCTCAGCATAAGCTCTATAGAACAGCAGCTCATTGAGCAAAGCAAGCTGGCTGAAATTTATATATCCCAGATGCACATTATCAAAAATGACAGCTCTGAAGATTTGAGCAGTGAAACGGCTTCAGGCGTAATCAGCAAATTAGGCCTGATTCTGGGCAATATCCGGATATATGATGAAAACTACAGCCTTCTGGCATCTTCTAAAAGTAATGAGAAGGACAGCATAACCGAATATGAGAATAAAAAAATCCTGGAGGCGGCTTCTAAAGGCAATTATGCTTATATCATCAGGGACAACAGAATATATTTTGCGTCTCCGGTTTGTGTCCAGGAAAACACCATCGCAATTTTGGAGATAATATACCCATTGACCTTTTTCAGGGATTTCACCGGCAGGTTTATAAATATACTGTTCATCGGGGCAGGCCTATTTACAATATTGATTACTTTTTTAATAGCCAATATTGCGGCAAAAGTGACCAAGCCCATAAACAAGCTGGCAGTGGCGGCAGAAAATTATGCCAACCGGAACTTTGTGCCGCTTAAAATAAAAGGTTCCGACGAAATAGCCCAGCTTTACCGGAGCTTCAATGCAATGGGCGCTCAGCTTCAGGATTATATACAAAGGCAAAAACAGTTTGTATCCAACGTGTCCCATGAGCTCAGAACCCCTTTGACCGCCATTAAAGGCTATTCCGAGCTTCTGATGGATGAAGTGAAAGGACATCCTGATATGGAAAAGGCGGTATATCATCTGAACAATGAGTCCAGGCGTCTGGCAAAACTGGTGGATGAGGTTCTGACCCTGTCCAGAATAGACTCCAATAAGGAAAGTTTCCAGTTTGGCAGGTTGAATCTATCGTCTATTGTAAAGGAAACGATAGAAAAAATGTCCCTCAGGGCACAAAAATATGGAATAAGGATAGTCTCCGGCATTGAGCCGGATATTTTCATATGGGGAGACAGGGAAAAGCTGATCCAGATGATCGTGAACCTTCTGGATAATGCTTTTAAGTTCTCACCGTCCCCATCCACAGTGGAAGTAAAACTTCACAGGGATGCAAATATGGCTCTCCTGTCCATAACCGACCAGGGAATCGGCATTCCCGAGAAGGAAGCTGAAAAGGTGTTTGAACGATTTTACAGGGCTGAAAATGCCCGAAACATAACGGGTACAGGATTGGGCCTTCCTATTGTGAAATATATAGTCGAGGAGCATAAAGGCTCCATTGAGCTTAAACCGGGCATTGAAAAGGGTACGGCAGCAAAGGTAAGGCTGCCTGTCCTGCAGCAGGGATAA
- a CDS encoding PadR family transcriptional regulator, whose translation MESVNDLVNSLIVELRRGTLVLSVLSQLQKPEYGYSLVQKLEKKNAAIEAGTLYPLLRRLEKQELLSSEWDTTESRPRKFYVLSEKGKQVYQLLKSEWKSLSNQLEVLLMEDEDNEND comes from the coding sequence GTGGAATCAGTAAATGATTTAGTTAATTCGCTTATTGTAGAGCTTAGACGGGGTACCCTGGTGCTTTCCGTATTAAGCCAGCTTCAAAAACCTGAGTATGGATATTCCCTCGTACAGAAGCTGGAGAAGAAAAATGCAGCGATCGAAGCAGGCACCCTCTATCCGCTGTTAAGACGATTGGAAAAGCAAGAGCTTCTCAGTAGCGAATGGGACACGACAGAAAGCAGGCCGCGAAAATTCTATGTATTAAGTGAAAAAGGAAAACAGGTATACCAGCTTCTGAAAAGTGAGTGGAAGTCGCTTTCCAACCAGCTGGAAGTCTTATTAATGGAGGATGAGGATAATGAAAATGATTGA
- a CDS encoding SDR family oxidoreductase, with product MKILITGGSQGIGLAIAKELHTAGHELFLVARNPERLDSTIKSFSAKVQGFACDIGKEGQIDALINATRRENFYPDVIVLNAAAFGGPERSVLKPSPDELRQLLEVNVLSNYQLVQGFIETLKKSQYPRIIIIGSTAGIRVDDGSLYGVTKWALRSYSYFLRNELKQLGVGVTLINPGGTFTQKRVPNEKIPADRLLEASDVGKLVAAILTLSPQAVVEELNIRPLLGDTY from the coding sequence GTGAAAATCCTAATAACAGGAGGAAGTCAAGGCATTGGGCTGGCAATTGCAAAAGAGCTCCATACTGCCGGACATGAGCTTTTCCTGGTAGCAAGAAATCCGGAAAGACTAGACAGTACTATCAAAAGCTTTTCCGCCAAAGTCCAAGGCTTTGCCTGTGACATTGGAAAAGAAGGGCAAATTGATGCATTGATAAATGCCACCCGGCGGGAGAATTTCTATCCGGATGTGATAGTTCTTAACGCCGCAGCTTTCGGAGGCCCCGAAAGATCGGTGCTAAAACCTTCTCCGGATGAGCTGAGGCAACTGCTGGAAGTCAACGTCCTGTCAAATTATCAATTGGTGCAAGGTTTTATTGAAACTTTGAAAAAAAGCCAGTATCCCCGCATTATAATAATCGGGTCAACCGCCGGGATAAGAGTTGATGATGGCTCCCTTTACGGAGTCACCAAATGGGCATTAAGGTCCTATTCCTATTTTTTGAGGAATGAACTGAAACAGCTTGGAGTCGGAGTCACTTTAATAAATCCGGGGGGAACCTTTACCCAAAAACGCGTTCCCAATGAAAAAATCCCTGCCGACAGGCTTCTTGAAGCCTCAGACGTAGGAAAGCTTGTGGCAGCCATCCTTACCCTCTCCCCCCAGGCAGTTGTTGAAGAATTGAATATCCGCCCTCTTTTAGGCGATACTTATTGA
- a CDS encoding HAAS signaling domain-containing protein, translating to MKMIDLYVYSATRHLPEDAREDIARELESNITDMLPEDATEEDVREVLEKLGDPANLAAEYSGKKKYLVGPDLYDSYISVLKLVTGLVAIVLAFIALIGSIINPPLESGFPKAFVDVAVDMSVGVFQGVMQSIVWVTLIFAVLERVGVNEGKLPYVKKKWTVDELMDLQVKDKRKISRGETIFTMFFTMLFAALLITKPQMIGWYSVGGNDTIHIEPLLNVQRLQIYIPVMLMFVAVSLGILVWKYIAMHWNSALAAVNAVYNLGICILLYCMMQDTALFNGSFLSKVAELLKMPASQIMEQVNIQKTIFALIFIGFCIWDSISGFVKSKK from the coding sequence ATGAAAATGATTGATCTTTATGTGTATTCTGCCACAAGGCATCTGCCTGAGGATGCACGGGAAGACATAGCCAGAGAACTGGAGTCAAATATAACAGATATGTTGCCTGAAGATGCCACAGAAGAAGATGTAAGAGAAGTTTTGGAAAAACTCGGCGATCCTGCCAACCTTGCAGCAGAATACAGCGGTAAGAAAAAATATCTTGTTGGTCCCGATCTATATGACAGCTATATTTCTGTTCTAAAGCTGGTTACTGGTCTTGTTGCCATAGTGCTGGCATTCATTGCTTTGATAGGGAGTATCATAAATCCACCGTTGGAGAGCGGATTTCCAAAGGCTTTTGTCGATGTTGCTGTTGATATGTCTGTCGGTGTTTTTCAGGGAGTAATGCAGAGCATAGTTTGGGTAACATTGATTTTTGCAGTGCTGGAGAGGGTTGGAGTTAATGAGGGAAAGCTTCCTTATGTAAAGAAGAAGTGGACAGTAGATGAACTTATGGATTTGCAAGTAAAGGATAAAAGAAAAATATCCCGCGGCGAAACCATATTCACTATGTTTTTTACTATGCTGTTTGCAGCGCTGTTGATAACTAAGCCTCAGATGATTGGATGGTACAGCGTGGGCGGAAATGATACTATTCATATTGAACCTTTGCTGAACGTTCAACGTCTACAGATATATATTCCTGTGATGCTTATGTTTGTGGCGGTTTCTCTGGGCATTCTGGTGTGGAAATATATAGCCATGCACTGGAACTCAGCCTTGGCAGCAGTTAATGCAGTATACAATCTGGGTATCTGCATACTATTATATTGTATGATGCAGGATACAGCATTATTTAATGGAAGCTTTCTGTCAAAAGTGGCAGAGCTTCTTAAAATGCCTGCTTCTCAAATAATGGAGCAGGTAAATATCCAAAAGACAATATTTGCTTTAATTTTTATCGGGTTTTGCATTTGGGACAGTATATCCGGATTTGTGAAATCAAAAAAATAA
- a CDS encoding class I SAM-dependent rRNA methyltransferase: MATVILKKGEGRTLSAGGAWIYDNEIGRIDGNFTNGDLVKVEAFNGYPLGTGFINTNSKITVRMMSRKEGQVIDDAFIEQRVRDCVEYRKRTIDMSSCRLIFGEADFLPGMVVDKYSDVLVVQSLALGIDRFKLKIVEALKKILAEEGMPIRGVYERSDAKVRALEGMEPVKGFIGDPFDTKVQIVENGVKYYVDVEKGQKTGFFLDQKLNRAAIRPLCKGAKVLDCFTHTGSFALNAGAAGAASVLGVDASELAIAEAEENARLNGLEGTVRFQAADVFDLLPQLEEKGEQFDVVILDPPAFTKSRESVKKAAKGYKEINLRGMKLVKDGGFLVTCSCSHFMTRELFEKTIALAAKDARKRLRQVEYRTQAPDHPILWAADESFYLKFFIFQVCTEK; encoded by the coding sequence ATGGCGACAGTGATTTTGAAAAAAGGTGAAGGAAGGACTTTGAGTGCCGGGGGAGCCTGGATCTATGATAATGAAATTGGCAGGATAGATGGGAACTTTACCAATGGTGATTTGGTAAAGGTTGAGGCCTTTAACGGTTATCCTTTGGGAACAGGATTCATAAACACCAATTCCAAAATAACGGTCAGGATGATGAGCCGCAAGGAAGGACAGGTCATCGATGACGCTTTTATAGAGCAGAGGGTCAGAGACTGTGTGGAATACAGAAAGCGCACCATAGATATGTCCAGTTGCCGCCTTATATTCGGAGAAGCCGATTTTCTACCCGGAATGGTAGTGGACAAATATTCCGACGTTCTGGTGGTTCAGTCCCTTGCTCTGGGGATCGACCGGTTTAAATTGAAAATTGTGGAGGCATTGAAAAAAATCCTTGCTGAGGAAGGAATGCCGATACGGGGAGTTTATGAACGCAGTGATGCAAAAGTGCGGGCTTTAGAAGGCATGGAGCCAGTAAAAGGCTTCATTGGCGACCCTTTCGATACCAAGGTTCAGATTGTGGAAAACGGTGTCAAATACTATGTGGATGTTGAAAAAGGCCAAAAAACCGGCTTTTTTCTGGATCAAAAGCTCAACCGTGCTGCGATAAGACCTCTGTGCAAGGGAGCAAAAGTATTGGACTGCTTTACCCATACCGGTTCTTTTGCTTTGAATGCAGGAGCTGCCGGGGCAGCTTCTGTCTTGGGTGTGGATGCATCGGAGCTGGCCATAGCGGAAGCAGAAGAAAACGCGAGATTAAACGGCCTGGAGGGAACAGTACGCTTCCAGGCTGCAGATGTTTTTGATTTACTGCCGCAGCTTGAAGAAAAAGGTGAGCAATTTGATGTGGTCATACTGGATCCGCCTGCTTTCACCAAGTCCAGAGAATCAGTAAAGAAAGCGGCTAAAGGATATAAGGAGATAAATTTGCGGGGGATGAAGCTGGTAAAGGACGGGGGTTTTCTGGTGACATGTTCCTGCTCCCATTTTATGACCCGGGAGCTGTTTGAAAAAACCATTGCCCTTGCCGCAAAGGATGCCAGAAAGCGCTTGAGGCAGGTTGAGTACCGGACGCAAGCTCCCGACCATCCTATTCTTTGGGCGGCTGATGAGTCGTTTTATCTTAAATTTTTTATTTTTCAGGTTTGCACTGAAAAATAG
- a CDS encoding ABC transporter ATP-binding protein, whose protein sequence is MPAIEFRNISKYYENWEGEETTALKDINLTVKDGEFVCILGPSGCGKSTLLEIAAGLLPHSEGEILLDGKLQSGTSRDIGVVFQDSSLFPWRSVRKNIEFGLEVAGVSKEERLQKVQKAIEMVGLKGFENKYPHQLSGGMRQRAGIARTLVNDPACILMDEPFSAVDHLTRLALQDEIIRIWQQEKKTILFVTHDVSEAVYLSTRIVLLTPRPGRIQRIFEVPCGWPRSRNNPALLDIVEKIYMCLNNPDENEDMIEYNI, encoded by the coding sequence ATGCCTGCTATTGAGTTTCGCAATATATCAAAATATTATGAAAATTGGGAAGGCGAAGAAACAACAGCGCTTAAAGATATAAACCTGACGGTCAAGGATGGCGAATTTGTCTGCATCCTTGGGCCCAGCGGATGCGGAAAAAGTACGCTTCTGGAAATAGCAGCAGGACTTTTGCCCCATTCGGAAGGTGAGATTTTATTGGATGGCAAGCTTCAGTCCGGCACCAGCCGCGATATTGGAGTGGTTTTTCAGGACTCATCCCTCTTTCCCTGGCGAAGTGTAAGAAAAAATATAGAGTTTGGTCTGGAAGTGGCAGGTGTAAGTAAAGAGGAACGGCTTCAGAAAGTGCAAAAGGCAATTGAAATGGTTGGGTTAAAAGGCTTTGAAAATAAATACCCCCACCAGCTTTCCGGAGGTATGCGCCAGCGAGCCGGTATTGCCCGCACTTTGGTGAATGATCCTGCCTGCATACTTATGGATGAGCCCTTCAGCGCAGTAGATCACTTGACTCGCCTTGCTCTCCAGGATGAGATTATCAGGATTTGGCAGCAAGAGAAAAAAACCATACTTTTTGTCACCCATGATGTCTCCGAAGCGGTATATCTCTCAACTCGCATAGTGCTGCTCACGCCACGTCCCGGGCGCATACAGCGGATTTTTGAAGTTCCCTGTGGCTGGCCGCGGAGCCGTAATAACCCGGCACTGCTGGATATAGTGGAGAAAATCTACATGTGCCTCAACAATCCTGATGAAAACGAAGATATGATCGAATATAACATATGA
- a CDS encoding response regulator transcription factor → MTKILVIDDEQAILDLIEMILKREKFQVATAPDGKSGLRLFDSFNPDLVLLDIMLPDISGHEVCREITNKRKTPVIMLTAKDDIVDKVLGLELGADDYITKPFDARELIARIKAVLRRLERNDEPKENKVGDYELMVDLDNRTVFKRGKLVELTLKEYELLEVFVRNPHKVFSREELLQKVWGYDFMGDTRVVDICITRLRKKIEDDSSNPKHIITIYGFGYRYGGA, encoded by the coding sequence GTGACGAAAATTCTTGTAATAGATGATGAGCAGGCTATTTTGGACCTGATTGAAATGATACTGAAAAGAGAGAAATTTCAGGTAGCTACAGCCCCGGATGGAAAATCCGGGCTGCGGCTGTTTGATAGCTTTAATCCCGACCTGGTATTGCTGGATATCATGCTTCCGGATATCAGCGGACATGAGGTGTGCAGAGAAATAACAAATAAGCGCAAGACACCGGTTATCATGCTCACTGCAAAGGATGACATAGTAGACAAGGTTCTCGGGCTGGAGCTGGGAGCCGATGATTATATAACAAAGCCTTTTGACGCAAGGGAGCTGATCGCCCGTATAAAGGCAGTGCTAAGACGCCTTGAGAGGAATGATGAACCAAAGGAAAACAAAGTGGGAGACTATGAGCTTATGGTGGACCTGGATAACAGGACGGTTTTTAAAAGGGGAAAACTGGTCGAGCTCACATTGAAGGAGTATGAACTTCTTGAAGTGTTTGTCAGAAACCCTCATAAGGTGTTTTCCAGGGAGGAGCTCCTGCAGAAGGTATGGGGATATGATTTCATGGGAGACACCCGGGTAGTGGATATCTGCATCACCCGCTTGAGAAAGAAGATTGAAGACGACAGCAGCAATCCAAAGCACATAATAACCATATATGGCTTTGGCTACCGTTATGGAGGTGCATAG
- a CDS encoding nitroreductase family protein, which produces MSDNVLKQFNLTDEEYLKLDEVEFRARFRERVHHTLEIQTYAAANGDEVLKENQSATAKKFIRLWEERNLPKDLPEYVYAKKLIEFSETLLRGEKLDLSEYEPYKLSDEEKDAFFKVIKERRSVRHFTDERVPDELIDKILESGLWAAHSCNLQSIKYLVVMEETTPGLFKGSDVPGGPVHLVVLQDERVYRANPLNPVRNRLIDAGAAAQNMVLAAHALGLGSVWLTFNDAMIERISKYFNLPEYLKLVTYVDVGYPNQTPYAPQRKTLKEAIEARV; this is translated from the coding sequence ATGTCGGATAATGTATTAAAACAATTCAATTTAACCGATGAGGAATATTTGAAATTGGACGAGGTGGAATTCAGGGCCAGATTCCGTGAAAGAGTGCATCACACCCTGGAGATTCAGACCTATGCCGCCGCAAACGGCGATGAGGTTCTGAAAGAAAATCAGAGCGCGACAGCCAAGAAGTTTATCAGGCTTTGGGAGGAACGGAACCTGCCCAAGGATCTTCCCGAATATGTATACGCAAAGAAGCTGATAGAATTTTCCGAAACACTGCTAAGGGGCGAAAAACTAGATTTAAGCGAATATGAACCTTATAAGCTGTCGGATGAGGAGAAGGATGCGTTTTTTAAGGTTATCAAGGAAAGAAGGTCGGTGAGGCATTTCACTGATGAAAGAGTTCCTGACGAGCTGATTGACAAAATACTGGAAAGTGGATTGTGGGCAGCCCATTCGTGCAATTTGCAGTCAATAAAATATCTGGTGGTTATGGAGGAAACCACTCCTGGATTATTTAAAGGAAGCGATGTTCCTGGAGGCCCGGTTCACCTGGTAGTGCTTCAGGATGAACGAGTATACAGGGCCAATCCTTTGAACCCGGTAAGAAACCGGCTGATAGATGCAGGTGCAGCAGCCCAGAATATGGTTCTTGCAGCCCATGCCCTGGGATTAGGCAGTGTATGGTTGACCTTCAACGATGCGATGATAGAGAGGATCAGCAAATATTTCAACCTGCCGGAATACCTGAAATTAGTGACATATGTGGATGTCGGCTATCCCAATCAAACCCCGTATGCGCCTCAGAGAAAAACATTAAAGGAAGCGATAGAGGCAAGGGTTTAG